One window of Streptomyces sp. NBC_00273 genomic DNA carries:
- a CDS encoding alpha/beta hydrolase has product MPQHAIRAVTAAAALVSLAAFGPAPGSTPSPPAQSADRTGSQAPSRFVPGPCPEPPEPIAALGNARCGYLEVPENRSRPGGRTIKLAAAVIPAAEPATPAQDPVVFMAGGPGGDTFDDIPFLVESGLNKDRELIVMAQRGNLYDRPNLACPEIDRFNARAVGLGYDAKQAEQLMLKAAKECRDRLTADGVDLSAYNTTENAADFADLRKALHIPRWNVYGYSYGSDLALTYLRLHPEGIRAVAIDSVTPPQSATLPWGWSSAAEGIDHIFAACAAQPACKSRYPDLPRMLTEQVRKLEAHPLTLNVPPPGGGKPVKVVLDGGALLNQIVAFAPRPKDLPAALDELSRGNPERFARARAAGSVQNVGAFAHGLTESVACSEWAPGYSEPDVLEAGRKAFPGWPDTVLAQVPQLPFQYPVCRVWNVPDRAAVQRVATVSQVPALLVSGTFDAKTGASWAKGVARDLSRSTAVQIPGIGHWVVPQSPCAQRVLASFLARPTAPDTSCVDGLEPEPFTIIPK; this is encoded by the coding sequence ATGCCACAGCACGCCATCCGCGCGGTGACCGCCGCGGCCGCTCTGGTCTCCCTGGCAGCGTTCGGCCCCGCACCGGGCAGCACGCCGTCACCACCCGCCCAGTCCGCCGACCGGACCGGTTCGCAGGCCCCGTCCCGGTTCGTGCCCGGTCCTTGTCCCGAGCCGCCCGAGCCGATCGCAGCGCTCGGCAACGCACGGTGCGGCTACCTCGAAGTCCCCGAGAACCGTTCCCGCCCCGGCGGGAGGACCATCAAGCTCGCCGCGGCGGTCATTCCGGCTGCCGAACCGGCGACACCGGCCCAGGACCCCGTGGTGTTCATGGCGGGCGGCCCCGGCGGCGACACGTTCGACGACATTCCGTTCCTCGTCGAGTCCGGCCTGAACAAGGACCGCGAACTGATCGTCATGGCCCAGCGCGGCAACCTCTACGACCGGCCGAACCTCGCCTGCCCGGAGATCGACCGCTTCAACGCCCGGGCCGTGGGCCTGGGCTACGACGCGAAGCAGGCGGAACAGCTCATGCTGAAGGCGGCGAAGGAGTGCCGCGACCGCCTGACGGCCGACGGCGTCGACCTGAGCGCCTACAACACCACCGAGAACGCCGCCGACTTCGCCGACCTGCGCAAGGCGCTGCACATCCCCCGGTGGAACGTCTACGGGTACTCCTACGGCAGCGACCTGGCCCTCACCTACCTGCGCCTGCACCCCGAGGGAATCCGCGCCGTGGCGATCGACTCGGTCACACCTCCCCAGAGCGCGACCTTGCCGTGGGGCTGGAGCAGCGCCGCCGAGGGGATCGACCACATCTTCGCGGCGTGCGCGGCGCAGCCCGCCTGCAAGAGCCGGTACCCGGACCTCCCCCGCATGCTGACGGAGCAGGTGCGCAAGTTGGAGGCGCACCCCCTGACGCTGAACGTCCCGCCGCCGGGCGGAGGAAAGCCCGTCAAGGTCGTCCTCGACGGGGGCGCGCTGCTGAACCAGATCGTCGCCTTCGCTCCCCGGCCCAAAGACCTCCCGGCGGCGCTCGACGAGCTCAGCCGCGGAAACCCCGAGCGTTTCGCACGGGCCCGGGCGGCCGGATCGGTCCAGAACGTCGGCGCGTTCGCACACGGCCTGACGGAATCGGTGGCGTGCAGCGAGTGGGCGCCGGGGTACTCGGAACCCGACGTGCTGGAGGCGGGGCGCAAGGCCTTCCCCGGGTGGCCGGACACGGTCTTGGCCCAGGTGCCGCAACTTCCCTTCCAGTACCCGGTGTGTCGGGTCTGGAACGTTCCGGACCGCGCGGCCGTCCAGCGGGTGGCCACGGTCAGCCAGGTGCCCGCGCTCCTCGTCTCCGGCACGTTCGACGCCAAGACCGGGGCGAGTTGGGCGAAGGGCGTGGCCCGCGACCTGTCCCGCTCGACCGCCGTGCAGATCCCCGGGATCGGCCACTGGGTGGTCCCGCAGTCACCCTGCGCGCAACGCGTCCTGGCCTCGTTCCTCGCCCGCCCGACCGCCCCCGACACCAGCTGCGTGGACGGCCTGGAGCCCGAACCGTTCACGATCATCCCGAAATGA
- a CDS encoding alpha/beta hydrolase gives MVTGLLVTGLLAAPAPAQSRTDASASPDAPIGTVARTVGDARFEPGPCPKTPEPIEALDDARCGTLTVPENRAEPSGRTIELGVAIVPAATDKPKPDPIVWLAGGPGDDAVGEAKLAIDGGLNRDRDVIFMSQRGTYSAEPNLLCPNIDEFNARSVGLVYDAPSTERLHVEATKACRDRLAGRGIDLSAYNDTESAADYEDLRKALGIEQWNLFGISYGTHLALAYMRLHPEGLRSVGIDGILPPSKSGSAATWSSARQGFDGLFKACADQPACNKRYPNLSATFDRLVRELEAKPVTTTVTLPGSDKPVKVVLDGGALVNWMTSATHVAPQVPAALDELAHGKPQRIAQQWAGGKLSPQAIGRVAHGLAYGVFCSEWTPYESADAALRGGRATFPSFPRSVQAQAPQLTFLHPDCDAWNVPAASPSIREATRGDIPTLALSGGFDSQTGADNGPYVASTLGKAKVVTVPYEPHVVFATSKCAQEITVSFFDDPAAPNTACLKDLKAPEFEIGP, from the coding sequence ATGGTGACCGGTCTCCTCGTCACCGGCCTGCTCGCAGCGCCCGCTCCGGCGCAGTCCCGTACCGATGCCAGCGCCAGCCCCGACGCGCCGATCGGCACGGTCGCCCGCACGGTGGGCGACGCCCGCTTCGAACCGGGCCCCTGCCCCAAGACACCGGAACCGATCGAAGCGCTGGACGACGCCCGCTGCGGAACGCTCACCGTGCCCGAGAACCGCGCCGAACCGAGCGGCCGGACGATCGAGCTCGGCGTCGCGATCGTCCCCGCCGCCACCGACAAGCCGAAACCCGACCCCATCGTGTGGCTCGCGGGCGGACCCGGTGACGACGCCGTGGGGGAGGCGAAGCTGGCGATCGACGGCGGCCTGAACCGCGACCGCGACGTGATCTTCATGTCCCAGCGCGGTACGTACTCGGCCGAGCCGAACCTCCTGTGCCCCAACATCGACGAGTTCAACGCACGCTCCGTCGGCCTCGTCTACGACGCCCCGTCCACCGAACGCCTGCACGTCGAGGCCACGAAGGCCTGCCGCGACCGACTGGCGGGCCGCGGGATCGACCTCAGCGCCTACAACGACACAGAGAGCGCCGCCGACTACGAGGACCTGCGCAAGGCGCTGGGCATCGAGCAGTGGAACCTGTTCGGGATCTCCTACGGAACCCACCTGGCACTGGCCTACATGAGGCTGCATCCCGAGGGGCTCCGCTCGGTGGGCATCGACGGCATACTGCCGCCGTCCAAGTCCGGGTCGGCAGCGACCTGGAGCAGCGCCCGACAGGGCTTCGACGGCCTGTTCAAGGCCTGCGCGGACCAGCCGGCGTGCAACAAGCGCTATCCGAACCTGTCGGCCACCTTCGACCGGCTCGTGCGCGAACTCGAAGCCAAGCCGGTCACCACCACCGTCACCCTCCCCGGCAGCGACAAGCCGGTGAAGGTCGTCCTCGACGGCGGAGCCCTGGTCAACTGGATGACCTCCGCCACCCACGTGGCGCCCCAGGTGCCCGCCGCCCTCGACGAGCTGGCGCACGGCAAGCCGCAGCGGATCGCCCAGCAGTGGGCCGGCGGCAAGCTCAGCCCCCAGGCCATCGGCAGGGTCGCGCACGGCCTCGCCTACGGCGTCTTCTGCAGCGAGTGGACACCGTACGAGAGCGCGGATGCGGCGCTGCGGGGCGGCCGGGCGACGTTCCCGTCCTTCCCGCGCTCGGTACAGGCCCAGGCCCCGCAGCTCACCTTCCTCCACCCGGACTGCGACGCCTGGAACGTCCCTGCGGCGTCGCCCTCGATCCGGGAGGCCACGCGCGGTGACATCCCGACCCTCGCCCTGTCGGGCGGGTTCGACTCCCAGACCGGGGCGGACAACGGGCCGTACGTCGCCAGCACGCTGGGAAAGGCCAAGGTCGTCACGGTCCCGTACGAGCCGCACGTCGTGTTCGCCACCTCGAAGTGCGCCCAGGAGATCACCGTCTCGTTCTTCGACGACCCGGCGGCGCCGAACACCGCATGCCTGAAGGACCTCAAGGCGCCCGAGTTCGAGATCGGGCCCTGA
- a CDS encoding PP2C family protein-serine/threonine phosphatase — MRGHRPEPPDDVQELLVALGQLVDQALDRIEYQRARVELAVALQRHMLPPGLPQLPGLRLAARYAPSRGGLEVGGDWYDAFVMHDGSLGLTVGDVQGHDVEAIAFMGQVRTSLRALAQTTSDTREVLGRANDLLIAMGCGLFATCCFLRFDPVSRDLTVSRAGHVPMVWATAGGGHGIALDRGGPPLGIVSGERYPVTHRRLTEAGVLVLLTDGVVEGPHYPMESGLAEVVKLVRAGFDADPDVLASAVVKVADLTGHRDDAAVLVVRYDGPREPG, encoded by the coding sequence ATGCGCGGACACCGTCCCGAGCCGCCCGACGACGTGCAAGAACTCCTGGTCGCTCTCGGGCAGCTCGTCGATCAGGCCCTGGACCGGATCGAGTACCAGCGGGCCAGGGTCGAACTGGCCGTGGCCCTGCAGCGCCACATGCTCCCGCCCGGGCTGCCGCAGCTGCCCGGGCTGCGTCTGGCCGCCAGGTACGCGCCCTCACGGGGCGGCCTGGAGGTGGGCGGGGACTGGTACGACGCCTTCGTCATGCACGACGGGTCACTGGGGCTCACCGTCGGCGACGTACAAGGTCATGACGTGGAGGCCATCGCCTTCATGGGACAGGTGCGCACCAGCCTGCGCGCCCTCGCGCAGACGACGAGCGACACCCGAGAGGTACTGGGCCGCGCCAACGATCTGCTGATCGCCATGGGGTGCGGACTCTTCGCGACGTGCTGTTTCCTCCGCTTCGACCCGGTCAGCCGCGACCTGACGGTCTCCAGGGCCGGCCACGTCCCGATGGTCTGGGCCACGGCCGGAGGCGGTCACGGCATCGCGCTCGACCGCGGTGGGCCGCCGCTCGGCATCGTGTCGGGCGAGCGGTACCCGGTGACGCACCGGCGTCTGACGGAGGCCGGGGTGCTCGTCCTGCTCACCGACGGAGTGGTGGAGGGCCCGCACTACCCGATGGAGTCCGGTTTGGCCGAGGTGGTGAAACTGGTGCGGGCGGGGTTCGACGCCGATCCCGACGTGCTGGCCTCCGCCGTCGTCAAAGTGGCCGACCTGACGGGACACCGCGACGACGCCGCGGTCCTCGTCGTCCGTTACGACGGCCCCCGGGAGCCGGGCTGA
- a CDS encoding DUF305 domain-containing protein — MTSKRSLIRRATTVAAAATAALVLAACGGNGDDAGSAHDGHGSSASPSAPAPARQGDHNAADAVFAQGMIPHHRQAVEMADLAATRAESAEVKKLAEEVKKAQDPEIKTLSGWLASWGEKVPATDGDHGGHTMSGMMTAEEMQQLAAASGKAFDTAFLQMMVEHHEGAVAMAKTEQAEGAYRPAKDMAAAIVASQSAEIARMKALLGTS, encoded by the coding sequence ATGACCAGCAAGCGTTCCCTGATCCGCCGTGCCACGACCGTGGCCGCGGCCGCCACCGCCGCACTCGTCCTCGCCGCCTGTGGCGGCAACGGCGACGACGCCGGCTCCGCCCACGACGGACACGGCTCCTCCGCCTCGCCGTCCGCCCCTGCCCCGGCACGGCAGGGCGACCACAACGCCGCCGACGCGGTCTTCGCCCAGGGAATGATCCCCCACCACCGGCAGGCCGTCGAGATGGCCGACCTCGCCGCGACCCGCGCGGAGTCCGCAGAGGTGAAGAAGCTCGCGGAGGAGGTCAAGAAGGCCCAGGATCCGGAGATCAAGACCCTCTCCGGCTGGCTGGCTTCCTGGGGCGAGAAGGTCCCGGCCACGGACGGGGACCACGGCGGACACACCATGTCCGGCATGATGACCGCCGAGGAGATGCAGCAGCTCGCGGCCGCCTCCGGCAAGGCGTTCGACACGGCCTTCCTCCAGATGATGGTCGAGCACCACGAGGGCGCCGTGGCCATGGCCAAGACCGAGCAGGCCGAAGGCGCGTACCGGCCCGCCAAGGACATGGCCGCAGCGATCGTCGCCTCCCAGAGCGCGGAGATCGCCCGGATGAAGGCCCTTCTCGGCACGAGCTGA
- a CDS encoding DUF6153 family protein has product MDQQATRAMRPLGLRSRLLLVLAVLVGLVGMHGLGPGAVPVSAAAPGCAAAHGTAPGHGAPAADEHAVQHDGAARADEPAGDGSGGHAQHADATCAAAGTAGAPVLPSPAAAPSGVAAVPVLGGGIDTSGGVGGRAPPSLSELQLLRI; this is encoded by the coding sequence ATGGATCAGCAGGCGACGCGCGCGATGAGGCCGCTCGGGCTGCGTTCCCGCCTCCTGCTGGTCCTGGCCGTACTGGTGGGCCTCGTGGGCATGCACGGCCTCGGGCCGGGCGCCGTTCCGGTTTCCGCCGCCGCACCCGGATGCGCCGCCGCCCACGGGACGGCCCCCGGGCACGGCGCGCCTGCCGCCGACGAGCACGCGGTGCAGCACGACGGCGCCGCGCGGGCCGACGAACCGGCCGGTGACGGAAGCGGCGGGCACGCCCAGCACGCGGATGCGACCTGCGCCGCCGCGGGCACGGCGGGCGCCCCCGTCCTGCCCTCCCCGGCCGCCGCCCCGAGCGGCGTCGCGGCCGTGCCGGTCCTCGGTGGCGGGATCGACACGAGCGGTGGGGTCGGCGGACGCGCGCCACCGTCCCTGAGCGAATTGCAACTCCTGCGCATATAG
- a CDS encoding peroxidase family protein — translation MSMQRRSVPRRSGSGYRSSLPWRIITRIAEFVDRRTGWDRLAVTPGLLTLFGLRVKLRQENLHDTSRLPSVGLPTPAPPSDRHRVNRTPDGSHNDLEEPRMGMAGTRFGRNIPLDKIAPATPESVLSRPNPREVSRVLLTRQALIPAESVNSLVAAWLQFMVRDWFSHGTSPTERPWEVPLLDDDPWPERPMRIMRTPDDPTRDPRSPAGTPDTRVNVSSHWWDASQIYGNNEAEQRQVRTGKTGKLHLFGEESTPLPSDPALDPSRVPGFWLGLVMMQNLFAQEHNAICDHLHAVYPSWDDEELFQRARLVNAALLAKIHTVEWTPAVISHPTTVKALRSNWWGIAGERVHNFYGRITESETVSGIPGSKTDHYGVPYSLTEEFVAVYRMHPLVRDHWHLRSASDDSTLSDCTFRDIAGPAALNVLKTKGMANLLYSFGTLHPGLVTLHNFPHFLQDFERPDGQRQDLAATDILRNRELGIPRYNEFRRLLRLKPAANFEDLTDNPVWAKEIERLYDDIEDVDLTVGMYAEKLPTGFAFSDTAFRIFILMASRRLNSDRFFTDYYTPEVYSKAGMAWIDDNSMVTVLLRHYPELRTSLAGLTNAFAPWHVARGSGPS, via the coding sequence ATGAGCATGCAACGACGCTCCGTCCCCCGACGATCCGGCTCCGGATACCGCTCGTCCCTACCGTGGCGGATCATCACCCGCATCGCCGAGTTCGTCGACCGACGCACCGGTTGGGACCGCCTGGCGGTCACGCCCGGTCTGCTGACCCTCTTCGGGCTGCGGGTCAAGCTCCGTCAGGAGAACCTCCACGACACGTCCCGGCTGCCCTCCGTAGGCCTCCCGACCCCCGCGCCGCCCTCCGATAGGCACCGGGTCAACCGGACTCCCGACGGCAGCCACAATGACCTCGAAGAACCGCGCATGGGCATGGCGGGAACGCGCTTCGGCCGGAACATCCCGCTGGACAAGATCGCCCCGGCCACGCCGGAGAGCGTCCTCTCGCGGCCGAACCCGCGCGAGGTCAGCCGCGTCCTCCTCACCCGCCAGGCACTGATCCCGGCCGAGTCGGTCAACTCCCTGGTCGCCGCCTGGCTGCAGTTCATGGTCCGCGACTGGTTCAGTCACGGAACCAGCCCCACGGAACGGCCTTGGGAAGTTCCCCTCCTGGACGACGATCCGTGGCCCGAACGCCCGATGCGGATCATGCGGACACCGGACGACCCGACCCGCGACCCCCGGTCACCCGCGGGGACTCCCGACACCCGCGTCAACGTCTCGTCCCACTGGTGGGACGCGTCCCAGATCTACGGGAACAACGAGGCGGAACAGCGCCAGGTGCGCACCGGCAAGACGGGCAAACTGCACCTTTTCGGCGAAGAGTCGACCCCGCTCCCCTCCGACCCCGCCCTCGACCCCTCGCGCGTTCCCGGCTTCTGGCTGGGTCTCGTCATGATGCAGAACCTGTTCGCCCAGGAGCACAACGCGATCTGCGACCACCTGCACGCCGTCTACCCGTCCTGGGACGACGAGGAGCTGTTCCAGCGGGCCCGCCTCGTCAACGCCGCGCTCCTCGCCAAGATCCATACGGTGGAGTGGACCCCTGCCGTCATCAGCCACCCGACCACCGTCAAAGCCCTGCGATCCAACTGGTGGGGCATCGCGGGTGAGCGCGTCCACAACTTCTACGGCCGGATCACGGAGAGCGAGACCGTCAGCGGCATCCCCGGCAGCAAGACGGACCACTACGGCGTCCCGTACTCCCTCACCGAGGAATTCGTGGCCGTCTACCGCATGCACCCGCTCGTCCGCGACCACTGGCACCTGCGCTCCGCCTCCGACGACTCCACCCTCAGCGACTGCACCTTCCGCGACATCGCCGGGCCTGCGGCGCTGAACGTGCTGAAGACCAAGGGAATGGCCAACCTGCTGTACAGCTTCGGCACCCTCCACCCGGGACTGGTGACCCTGCACAACTTCCCGCACTTCCTCCAGGACTTCGAGCGCCCCGATGGACAACGACAGGACCTCGCCGCCACGGACATCCTGCGCAACCGGGAACTGGGCATCCCCCGCTACAACGAGTTCCGGCGGTTGCTGCGGCTGAAGCCCGCGGCGAACTTCGAGGACCTGACGGACAATCCCGTGTGGGCCAAGGAGATCGAGCGGCTCTACGACGACATCGAAGACGTCGACCTGACAGTCGGAATGTATGCCGAGAAGCTTCCGACCGGATTCGCCTTCAGCGACACGGCATTCCGCATCTTCATCCTGATGGCCTCGCGCCGACTGAACAGCGACCGCTTCTTCACCGACTACTACACCCCCGAGGTGTACTCCAAGGCCGGCATGGCCTGGATCGACGACAACAGCATGGTCACCGTGCTGCTGCGGCACTATCCGGAGCTGCGCACGTCTCTCGCGGGACTTACGAATGCGTTCGCGCCCTGGCACGTCGCGAGGGGCAGCGGGCCTTCCTGA
- a CDS encoding GMC family oxidoreductase codes for MTTESGAPPAETGFDFVVVGAGAGGGPLAANLAASGMRVLLLDAGGAEENDNYLVPAFHADASEDPVQRWDYFVRHYADEQQHQRDSKLVPGEGILYPRAGAVGGCTAHHALITVYPYNRDWDDIARETGDASWRSTAMRRYFERLERCTYRPRPKDPPANRLLAALLELLPFVAARYRNDSRHGFDGWLPTDLADPELVIRDEQLLKVILSAAQDTLADFIGRPLSPLEGLGSFVDPNDWRVQTEGLQGLWQIPISTTDGRRSAARERVRAVQRSHPDDLVVRTHSLVTRVVLDEEGAAIGVDYVHQPHAYRADPGARDGRALPVPRRVLASREVILAAGAFNTPQLLMLSGIGPREELEGHGIAVRVPLQGVGANLQDRYEIGVVSQMDREFPVVGDCDFHAPEPGAEPDACYRAWQLGDGVYTTNGAVVGITRKSRPSMDSPDLFIFGGPFDFHGYYPGYSLDLTRHRDRFTWVILKSRTHNTNGRVQLRSADPRDTPLVNFHYFAEGTDEQAGDLDAMVSAVQFVRSMNRSADSVIRTELCPGERVGDAESVRRFVQDEAWGHHASCSCKMGRADDPSAVVDSRFRVRGVNRLRIVDASVFPRIPGFFIAVPIYMISEKASDVILGDASRPRTVLAASRHPT; via the coding sequence GTGACCACGGAGTCCGGCGCCCCACCGGCCGAAACGGGTTTCGACTTCGTCGTCGTCGGCGCGGGCGCCGGCGGTGGACCGCTGGCGGCCAACCTCGCGGCCTCGGGCATGCGCGTCCTTCTGCTCGACGCGGGGGGTGCCGAGGAGAACGACAACTACCTGGTTCCCGCCTTCCACGCCGATGCCTCCGAGGACCCCGTTCAGCGCTGGGACTACTTCGTGCGGCACTACGCGGACGAGCAGCAGCACCAGCGCGACAGCAAGCTCGTACCGGGTGAGGGCATCCTCTATCCGCGGGCCGGGGCGGTCGGCGGCTGCACCGCGCATCACGCGCTGATCACCGTCTACCCCTACAACCGCGACTGGGACGACATCGCGCGCGAGACCGGTGACGCGTCGTGGCGCAGCACCGCCATGCGTCGGTACTTCGAGCGGCTGGAGCGCTGTACGTACCGCCCCAGACCCAAGGACCCGCCCGCCAATCGGTTGTTGGCCGCCTTGCTGGAGCTCCTTCCCTTCGTCGCCGCCCGGTACCGCAACGACTCGCGTCACGGGTTCGACGGTTGGCTGCCGACCGATCTCGCCGACCCCGAACTGGTCATCCGGGACGAGCAGTTGTTGAAGGTCATCCTGTCCGCCGCCCAGGACACGCTCGCCGACTTCATCGGCCGGCCGCTCTCCCCTCTGGAGGGGCTCGGATCGTTCGTCGATCCCAATGACTGGCGCGTGCAGACCGAGGGTCTGCAAGGGCTGTGGCAGATCCCGATCTCGACGACCGACGGACGGCGCAGCGCCGCCCGCGAACGCGTGCGGGCCGTACAACGCAGCCACCCGGACGACCTGGTCGTCCGGACACACTCGTTGGTGACGCGGGTCGTGCTCGACGAGGAGGGCGCGGCGATCGGCGTCGACTACGTGCACCAGCCGCACGCCTACCGGGCCGACCCCGGGGCCCGGGACGGTCGCGCGCTGCCGGTCCCGCGCAGGGTGCTCGCGTCCCGTGAGGTGATCCTGGCCGCAGGGGCCTTCAACACGCCTCAGCTGCTGATGCTTTCGGGCATCGGGCCGCGTGAGGAGCTGGAAGGGCACGGCATCGCCGTTCGCGTCCCGCTCCAAGGCGTGGGCGCGAACCTGCAGGACCGGTACGAGATCGGCGTGGTGAGCCAGATGGACCGCGAGTTCCCGGTCGTCGGGGACTGCGACTTCCACGCGCCGGAGCCCGGAGCCGAGCCGGATGCCTGCTACCGGGCCTGGCAGCTCGGCGACGGCGTGTACACGACCAACGGTGCCGTCGTCGGGATCACCCGCAAGTCCCGCCCTTCGATGGACTCCCCCGACCTGTTCATCTTCGGCGGCCCCTTCGACTTCCACGGCTACTACCCCGGCTACTCGCTCGACCTGACACGCCACCGGGACCGCTTCACGTGGGTCATCCTCAAGAGCCGGACCCACAACACCAACGGCCGGGTGCAACTGCGCTCCGCCGACCCCCGGGACACCCCCCTGGTGAACTTCCACTACTTCGCCGAGGGCACGGACGAGCAGGCCGGGGACCTCGATGCCATGGTCTCCGCCGTGCAGTTCGTGCGCAGCATGAACCGCAGCGCCGACTCCGTGATCCGCACGGAGCTGTGCCCGGGAGAGCGGGTCGGCGACGCCGAGAGCGTCCGCCGCTTCGTGCAGGACGAGGCATGGGGCCATCACGCGTCCTGCAGTTGCAAGATGGGCCGGGCCGACGATCCCTCGGCGGTCGTGGACAGCCGCTTCCGGGTACGCGGTGTGAACCGCCTGCGGATCGTCGACGCCTCGGTCTTCCCCCGAATTCCCGGCTTCTTCATCGCCGTTCCGATCTACATGATCAGCGAGAAGGCGAGCGACGTGATCCTCGGCGATGCATCGCGCCCGCGAACCGTCCTGGCCGCCTCGCGACACCCGACCTGA
- a CDS encoding COX15/CtaA family protein — MRTPLSWLAGRYSLGARSVRLAALGSVAASIAIIVTGGIVRVTGSGLGCTDWPMCTGETLAPTAEMGMHGAIEFGNRLLTGALCAVVGWVVITARLQERPMPTVLRGGWAQFWIVVLNAVVGGVTVWMRLSPYIVAAHFLAATLLLTAAVYTWHAAYADTEGEQAGAPVPLEPVPLAPGSVARIRALSTALVTVTALLVVVGTLATGSGPHAGDSSDVARMPFDWTGVTVVHGVLAGATLVLAGALLSALPEEGFGAARRKTVVFLAVLLGQGLVGLVQSLTALPSLLVMLHLLGSALVWTGALQVHFTVKRARSGRSGPLGGSDAPLPRARGASTYV; from the coding sequence GTGCGAACTCCCCTCTCATGGCTTGCCGGCAGGTACTCGCTGGGAGCGAGAAGCGTCAGACTGGCCGCACTCGGTTCCGTCGCGGCAAGCATCGCGATCATCGTGACCGGTGGGATCGTCCGCGTCACGGGCTCCGGTCTCGGCTGCACCGACTGGCCCATGTGTACGGGAGAGACGCTGGCCCCCACTGCGGAAATGGGGATGCACGGCGCCATCGAGTTCGGGAACCGGCTGCTCACCGGAGCGCTGTGCGCGGTGGTGGGCTGGGTCGTCATCACCGCGCGCCTCCAGGAAAGGCCGATGCCCACGGTGCTGCGCGGAGGCTGGGCACAGTTCTGGATCGTCGTACTGAACGCGGTCGTCGGCGGAGTGACCGTATGGATGCGGCTGAGCCCGTACATCGTCGCCGCGCACTTCCTCGCCGCCACGCTGCTGCTCACGGCCGCGGTGTACACCTGGCACGCGGCGTACGCGGATACCGAAGGTGAGCAGGCCGGCGCACCGGTCCCCCTCGAACCGGTCCCCCTCGCACCCGGGTCCGTCGCGCGGATCCGGGCGCTGTCGACGGCCCTGGTCACGGTGACGGCCCTCCTGGTCGTCGTGGGCACGCTCGCCACCGGTTCCGGACCGCACGCGGGTGACTCCTCCGACGTGGCGCGGATGCCCTTCGACTGGACGGGCGTGACCGTCGTTCACGGCGTGCTGGCCGGGGCGACCCTGGTCCTGGCCGGAGCCCTGCTGTCGGCGCTGCCCGAGGAGGGCTTCGGCGCCGCGCGCCGCAAGACGGTCGTCTTCCTGGCCGTGCTCCTCGGTCAGGGCCTCGTGGGGCTGGTGCAGTCGCTGACGGCCCTGCCCTCGCTCCTCGTGATGCTCCACCTGCTGGGCTCGGCGCTCGTGTGGACCGGAGCGCTTCAGGTGCACTTCACGGTCAAGAGGGCCCGTTCCGGCCGTTCCGGTCCGCTCGGTGGTAGCGATGCACCGCTACCGCGTGCGCGGGGCGCGTCCACGTACGTCTGA